From a region of the Zingiber officinale cultivar Zhangliang chromosome 4B, Zo_v1.1, whole genome shotgun sequence genome:
- the LOC121978196 gene encoding zinc finger BED domain-containing protein RICESLEEPER 2-like, protein MHGWRYTSSKDYRGRVREDDDEADEMEINDNEVERAMLTTPTVGSEVHAVTESHSQNESVPIEENGKRSAMIVRRPLVVKLRMPTKSNDGTTQLGTYHFNQDQARAELANMIILHEYPLYMVDHVGFRRYFYALQPIFKVVSRNTIKTDIMKIFEYERNKTMKFLDLNASRIALTTDMWTASNQKRGFMAITSHFIDVSWKLQSRLVRFIYVSCPHTAEVLANALVDCLLNWNLDRKLSTLTVDNCTTNDAMIELILDKLPPSSLILEGKLFHMRCCAHILNLVVRDGLELISDSIETIRYSVAFWTATPKRDEKFIETARQLKVPSTKKLELDCKIRWNSTYLILNTALEYGAVFAHLKQRETLYKRVPTQEDWSKVRDISSKLEMFFDATELFSGTKYPTINLFFSTICDIKLAIGDWLLSDDNLVKTMATNMKVKFEKYWNIMNCLLAIESILDPRYKMKTVQFYYPLVYGDMSSYEIEKLKKKLCDMVEEYEKKSKQSQKVKNSQSSSLRPPLPKRGSYADKFEMFMDSNTSTEHKSDLDYYLEESLLPRTSEFDILCWWKTNGIKYPILHDIAKDVLAIPVTTVAS, encoded by the exons ATGCATGGTTGGCGCTATACCTCCAGCAAGGACTACCGAGGGAGGGTGAGGGAAGATGATGATGAGGCTGACGAG ATGGAAATTAATGATAACGAGGTTGAGCGTGCTATGCTAACTACTCCAACTGTGGGAAGTGAAGTTCATGCGGTGACTGAATCGCATTCGCAAAATGAGAGTGTTCCAATCGAG GAAAATGGAAAGCGGTCTGCAATGATTGTAAGAAGACCTTTGGTGGTGAAACTAAGAATG CCAACAAAATCCAATGATGGGACAACGCAGCTTGGGACATACCATTTCAACCAAGATCAAGCAAGGGCAGAGCTTGCAAATATGATTATATTGCATGAGTACCCATTATATATGGTTGATCATGTTGGCTTTAGAAGATACTTTTATGCATTGCAACCAATATTTAAAGTTGTTTCCCGAAACACAATCAAGACAGACATCATGAAGATATTTGAGTATGaaagaaataaaacaatgaaATTCTTAGACTTAAATGCTAGTCGGATTGCGTTGACAACTGATATGTGGACGGCAAGTAATCAAAAAAGAGGATTCATGGCCATCACTTCACACTTCATCGATGTTTCATGGAAATTACAAAGTCGGCTTGTCAG GTTTATATATGTGTCGTGTCCACATACTGCTGAGGTCCTCGCAAATGCACTTGTTGATTGCCTCTTGAATTGGAACTTGGATCGTAAGTTATCTACTTTAACCGTTGATAATTGCACAACTAATGATGCTATGATTGAGCTTATTCTGGACAAGCTTCCTCCGAGTTCACTTATCTTAGAAGGAAAATTATTTCACATGCGGTGTTGTGCCCATATTTTGAATTTAGTTGTGAGGGATGGACTAGAATTAATCAGTGATAGCATTGAAACAATTCGTTATAGTGTTGCATTTTGGACAGCAACACCAAAAAGAGatgaaaaatttattgaaacaGCTCGACAATTAAAGGTTCCAAGCACAAAGAAACTAGAACTTGATTGCAAAATACGATGGAACTCTACATATTTAATACTTAACACTGCATTGGAATATGGAGCTGTGTTTGCTCACTTGAAACAACGTGAGACTTTATATAAAAGAGTTCCCACACAAGAAGATTGGTCAAAAGTGAGAGATATTTCTTCCAAATTGGAGATGTTTTTTGATGCCACAGAGTTGTTTTCGGGGACCAAGTATCCCACTATAAATCTTTTCTTCTCAACTATTTGCGATATTAAGTTGGCAATTGGTGATTGGCTTCTCTCGGATGATAATTTGGTGAAAACAATGGCAACAAATATGAAAGTAAAATTTGAAAAGTATTGGAACATAATGAATTGTTTATTGGCAATTGAGAGTATTTTAGATCCGAGGTACAAGATGAAGACAGTTCAATTCTATTATCCTCTTGTTTATGGTGATATGTCTTCGTATGAGATtgaaaaactaaagaaaaagTTGTGTGACATGGTTGAAGAGTATgagaagaaatccaaacaatcgcAGAAAGTGAAAAATTCACAATCTTCTTCTTTAAGGCCTCCACTTCCTAAGCGTGGTAGTTATGCTGATAAATTTGAGATGTTCATGGATTCTAATACTAGTACTGAACATAAGTCAGACTTGGATTATTATTTAGAAGAGTCTCTTTTACCAAGAACAAGTGAGTTTGATATCTTATGTTGGTGGAAGACAAATGGGATCAAATATCCCATTTTGCATGATATTGCTAAGGATGTGTTGGCCATTCCCGTGACAACCGTTGCTTCCTAA